The proteins below are encoded in one region of Belonocnema kinseyi isolate 2016_QV_RU_SX_M_011 chromosome 1, B_treatae_v1, whole genome shotgun sequence:
- the LOC117169270 gene encoding lys-63-specific deubiquitinase BRCC36-like: protein MDRRERLEKVELQADVYMTCIQHAFSTENYEVMGMLIGTCQDSVAKISSLMIMRRSDKKKDRVEISSEQLFHAATKTERMAKESGLPLRVLGWYHSHPHITVCPSHVDVRTQAMYQQMDPTFVGLIFSVFSEEKDTKIQEVQLTCFQSFNQEAREIPLEIVYTPKISKSCLQAMTDLPKILVQEEEELANVCRNHHDMLASIHNNAVLTRSLAHITDIVTRPLMNNLADRIALNKLRAAYLKRTLQELSEDEKRTFSKF from the exons ATGGACAGAAGGGAGAGACTAGAAAAAGTCGAGCTTCAAGCCGACGTTTACATGACTTGCATTCAGCACGCTTTTTCTACGGAAAATTACGAAGTCATGGGAATGCTGATTGGAACT TGTCAAGACAGTGTCGCGAAAATATCATCATTAATGATAATGCGACGATCCGACAAGAAAAAGGACAGAGTAGAAATATCATCCGAGCAGCTTTTCCACGCAGCAACGAAAACAGAAAGGATGGCTAAAGAATCCGGTCTACCACTTCGAGTTCTGGGATGGTATCATTCCCATCCACATATTACAGTTTGTCCGTCACATGTGG ATGTTAGAACTCAGGCAATGTACCAACAAATGGACCCTACGTTCGTTGGACTGATTTTTTCAGTATTCTCCGAGGAAAAGGACACAAAG ATACAAGAAGTCCAGTTAACCTGTTTTCAATCATTCAACCAGGAAGCAAGGGAAATTCCCTTGGAGATTGTATACActccaaaaatttcgaaaagttgcCTTCAA GCTATGACTGATTTGCCAAAAATTCTTGTTCAAGAGGAGGAAGAATTGGCAAATGTTTGCCGAAATCATCATGATATGCTTGCATCGATTCACAATAATGCGG TCTTGACTCGATCATTGGCTCATATTACTGACATCGTAACAAGGCCGTTGATGAACAATCTCGCGGATAGAATAGCGTTGAACAAACTGCGAGCTGCTTATCTGAAAAGAACTTTGCAAGAACTCTCAGAGGACGAGAAACGCACTTTCTCTAAATTCTGA